The Candidatus Thiopontia autotrophica genome segment AACAGTGACTCCTTTCTGAGTGACTAAGGAACACTCTATACATTATCGACAAACTATTTTCTGAACTTGTCTGTCAACGCTGCATACAGATCCGCATCACGTGGGGCAATCTTCAAGAGAGGTGATACTCTTGTCTTGAAGATGGTTGTAGTGACTCTGCTATCAATCGCCCTGATTGCAACAGATCACCATTTAGAGAAGTCACACCAGATCAGGCAGTGGATGGAGACTTCACTCTATCCTCTACATCAACTAATTAATTTTCCTGGCAGTCTGTCAATCTGGATTGCCGATGAGACAACATCCAGTGAATCACTTCAGGAGCAGAACGCAAGCCTGAGAAAAAAAAATCTTCTACTGCAGCACAAACTTCAAAAGTATGAGGCAGTTGAGGCTGAAAACAGTCGCTTGCGGGAACTGCTGGACTCCTCATTTATCCTTGGTGAGATTCAGAGAAATGACCGGGTACGTCTTGCAGAGATCATCTCTGTAGACCTCGATGCATTTAATAAGGAGATCATTCTCAACAAGGGAAGTGATGACAAGGTATATATTGGCCAACCCTTGATGGATGCATCTGGGGTGATGGGGCAAATTATACGGGTT includes the following:
- the mreC gene encoding rod shape-determining protein MreC, encoding MKMVVVTLLSIALIATDHHLEKSHQIRQWMETSLYPLHQLINFPGSLSIWIADETTSSESLQEQNASLRKKNLLLQHKLQKYEAVEAENSRLRELLDSSFILGEIQRNDRVRLAEIISVDLDAFNKEIILNKGSDDKVYIGQPLMDASGVMGQIIRVTPISSTALLISSSRHSIPVQNRRNGVRSVAIGLGQSNRLKLRFLPTGSDLRSGDTLITSGLGGKFPYGYPVGTIKSVNHPEGKPFAEVLLTPTASLERSREVLLIWPSRQLGSME